The DNA region CTGTACCGAGATGACCCCCAGCAGCTCTCCGCGCAGCATAAGGGGCACGTACAGGATCGACTCGGGCTTGTGGCCCTGCAGGGCGGTGGGTGCTTGTAGCTGGAAGCGGGTGTACTCTTCGTCCAGGTTGTTGATAAACACCTCGGTCTGGTTTCGTATGGAGTAGCTGCCCAGTGTAGCGCGGCTGAGGGGCTGAAACATCACGGGCTGCCGCTCGCCCTTTTCCATAATGTACTTAAATTCAATTAGCTCTGTATCCGGGTGATACAGATTTACGGCAAAGATTTCTGCGTCCATCAGCATGTTCACCTGTTCGTACAGGTTTTCGAACACCTCCTCCAGGTCCAGGGTGGTAGTCAGCTCCTGGCCTATGCGGCTCATGATGGTGAAGTCTTGGTACGACTTCTCCAACTCTTCTACTTTTTTCTGGATCACCAGCCGCTGGTTTAGCACCACCTGGGCTCGCTCGTCCATTTTGCGCTGCATCTCCAGGTTTAGCTGGCGCAGCTGGCTCAGGTGTCCGTGTTTCCACCTATATACAGCCCCGCCGGCCAGGCAGGCTAGCCCCATTACCAGCCACCAGGTATCGGCCAGTGCCTCGTACAAGAGCAGGCTGTGCAGTAGGTGCGTATCTGGCACAAAAAAATCTGGCACAAAAAAAGGCGCCCCTGTTTGGGCGCCTGCCAATATGCATAAAAATCGTAAATACAACTACCTATTTGTAGTTGAATTATAGGTGAATAACTTCATCATAGGCGGCAGCTGCGGCCTCCATGATGGCTTCGCTCATGGTGGGGTGGGGGTGTACGGCTTTTATCAGCTCGTGGCCGGTGGTCTCCAGCTTGCGTGCCACCACCAGTTCCGCTATCATGTCGGTTACGCCTGCCCCTAGCAGGTGGGCGCCCAGCAGTTCGCCATACTTGGCATCGAAGATCAGCTTTACAAACCCGTCTTTCTTGCCTGCCGCACTGGCCTTGCCGGATGCGCTGTAGGGAAACTTGCCAATCTTCAGCGTATAGCCGGCCTCTTTGGCTTTTTCCTCCGTTAGGCCTACCGAGGCTACTTCGGGCTGGCTGTAGGTACAGTTGGGTATATTGCCGTAGTCTAGTGGCTCGGGGCTATGGCCCGCTATTTTCTCTACACAGATTATCCCCTCGGCGCTGGCAACGTGGGCCAGGGCAGGCCCATGGGTACAGTCGCCTATGGCATATATACCTTCTACGTTCGTTTTGTAGTAGGGGTCGGTGTCTATTTTACCGTTGCTTAGCTTAATGCCCAGGGCCTCCAGGCCCAGGTCTTCCACATTGGCTACAATGCCTACCGCGCTTAGCAGTACATCGGCCTCCAGTACTTCTTTGCCTTGCTGGGTTTCTATGGTCACCTTCACACCGGTTCCGGTCTTCTCCACCTGCGTTACCTTGCTGGCAGTCAGGATGTTCATGCCCCGTTTTTTGTATATTTTCTCCAGGGTGGTACTCACCTCCTTGTCTTCCAGGGGTACAATTCGGTCCAGATACTCCACCAGGGTAACCTCGGTGCCTATGGCGTTGTAGAAGTAGGCAAACTCGGTGCCTATGGCCCCACTGCCCATTACGATCATTTTTTTGGGCTGCTTGGGCAGGGTCATGGCCT from Bacteroidota bacterium includes:
- the lpdA gene encoding dihydrolipoyl dehydrogenase, producing MEKFDLIVIGSGPGGYVAAIRASQLGLKTAVVERENLGGICLNWGCIPTKALLKSAEVADYLSHAKDYGFEVKEYKGDFAGMIKRSRGVADGMSKGVQFLMKKNKITVLEGTARLDKQKQVLVTGKDGKSTTYSAQHIIVATGGRSRNLPGMEIDGQKIIGYREAMTLPKQPKKMIVMGSGAIGTEFAYFYNAIGTEVTLVEYLDRIVPLEDKEVSTTLEKIYKKRGMNILTASKVTQVEKTGTGVKVTIETQQGKEVLEADVLLSAVGIVANVEDLGLEALGIKLSNGKIDTDPYYKTNVEGIYAIGDCTHGPALAHVASAEGIICVEKIAGHSPEPLDYGNIPNCTYSQPEVASVGLTEEKAKEAGYTLKIGKFPYSASGKASAAGKKDGFVKLIFDAKYGELLGAHLLGAGVTDMIAELVVARKLETTGHELIKAVHPHPTMSEAIMEAAAAAYDEVIHL